From Betta splendens chromosome 3, fBetSpl5.4, whole genome shotgun sequence, the proteins below share one genomic window:
- the ptpmt1 gene encoding phosphatidylglycerophosphatase and protein-tyrosine phosphatase 1 — protein MSAALARLLFYPTLAYNVVMEKVSSRRWFDRVDDTVILGALPFRSMTKQLVETENVRGVITMNEMYETKYFCNSAEEWQAAGVDQLRLSTVDLTGVPSLQNLHRGVEFALQRRDQGTSVYVHCKAGRSRSATLAAAYLIRLHCMTPEEACQKLASVRPHVLVRSAQLEVLKKYYQEVCGQPS, from the exons ATGTCTGCGGCGCTAGCGAGGCTGCTCTTCTACCCGACGTTGGCCTACAACGTCGTCATGGAGAAGGTGTCGTCCAGGCGCTGGTTCGACCGGGTCGACGACACGGTGATCCTCGGAGCGCTGCCGTTCCGATCCATGACCAAGCAG CTGGTGGAGACAGAGAATGTCAGAGGCGTAATCACCATGAACGAGATGTATGAGACCAAATATTTCTGCAACTCAGCTGAG GAGTGGCAGGCTGCAGGGGTTGATCAGCTCAGGCTGAGCACCGTCGACCTCACCGGGGTCCCGAGCCTGCAGAACCTGCACCGCGGCGTTGAGTTTGCCCTGCAGCGCCGAGACCAGGGGACCAGCGTGTACGTCCACTGCAAGGCCGGGCGCTCCCGCAGCGCCACGCTGGCCGCCGCCTACCTCATTCGG CTTCACTGCATGACTCCAGAGGAAGCGTGTCAGAAGCTGGCCTCCGTTCGACCCCACGTCCTGGTGCGCTCAGCTCAGCTGGAGGTGCTGAAGAAATATTACCAGGAGGTTTGCGGACAGCCCAGCTGA